The following are encoded together in the Dickeya lacustris genome:
- the adk gene encoding adenylate kinase: MRIILLGAPGAGKGTQAQFIMEKYGIPQISTGDMLRAAVKAGTELGKQAKEIMDAGKLVTDELVIALVKERIAQDDCRNGFLLDGFPRTIPQADAMKDAGISVDFVIEFDVPDALIIDRIVGRRVHAASGRVYHVKFNPPKVEGKDDVTGEDLSVRKDDQEDTVRKRLVEYHQQTAPLVDYYQQEAAAARTRYSKIDGTRQVSEVSEELARILG, from the coding sequence ATGCGTATTATTCTGCTGGGCGCTCCGGGCGCAGGCAAAGGCACTCAGGCTCAGTTCATTATGGAGAAGTATGGCATTCCGCAGATCTCCACAGGCGATATGCTGCGTGCAGCGGTAAAAGCCGGTACTGAACTGGGTAAGCAGGCAAAAGAAATCATGGACGCGGGTAAGCTTGTGACTGACGAACTGGTGATAGCGCTGGTGAAAGAGCGTATCGCACAGGATGACTGCCGCAATGGTTTCCTGCTGGATGGTTTCCCGCGTACCATTCCTCAGGCTGATGCGATGAAAGATGCCGGTATCAGTGTTGATTTCGTTATCGAATTTGATGTGCCGGATGCATTGATCATTGATCGTATTGTAGGTCGTCGAGTGCATGCGGCGTCAGGTCGCGTGTATCACGTCAAGTTCAATCCGCCTAAAGTGGAAGGCAAAGATGACGTCACCGGTGAAGACCTGAGCGTTCGTAAAGACGATCAGGAAGATACCGTGCGTAAACGTCTGGTGGAATACCACCAGCAGACAGCGCCGCTGGTGGATTACTATCAGCAGGAAGCAGCGGCCGCTCGTACTCGCTATAGCAAAATTGATGGTACCCGTCAGGTCAGCGAAGTCAGTGAAGAACTGGCGCGTATCCTCGGTTGA
- the recR gene encoding recombination mediator RecR, which produces MQTSPLLESLMEALRCLPGVGPKSAQRMAFHLLQRDRSGGMRLAQALTRAMSEIGHCADCRTFTEQEVCSICANPRRQQNGQICVVESPADIHAIEQTGQFAGRYFVLMGHLSPLDGIGPGDIGLDRLEARLASETLSEVILATNPTVEGDATANYIAELCAEHGVMASRIAHGVPVGGELEMVDGTTLSHSLAGRNPIKF; this is translated from the coding sequence ATGCAGACCAGCCCACTTCTTGAATCGTTGATGGAGGCGCTACGCTGTTTGCCGGGCGTTGGGCCGAAATCGGCGCAGCGCATGGCGTTTCACCTGCTGCAACGCGATCGCAGCGGCGGAATGCGTCTGGCGCAAGCGCTCACCCGTGCCATGTCGGAAATTGGCCACTGTGCCGATTGCCGGACGTTTACCGAGCAAGAGGTGTGTTCAATTTGCGCGAATCCACGGCGTCAGCAAAACGGCCAGATTTGCGTGGTAGAAAGTCCAGCGGATATCCATGCGATTGAACAGACCGGGCAGTTTGCCGGGCGCTATTTTGTGCTGATGGGGCATCTGTCGCCGCTGGATGGCATCGGCCCAGGCGACATCGGTCTGGATCGCTTAGAAGCGCGTCTGGCTAGCGAAACGCTCAGTGAGGTGATTCTGGCGACGAACCCGACGGTAGAAGGCGATGCGACCGCAAACTACATTGCTGAACTGTGCGCTGAACATGGTGTGATGGCGAGCCGTATCGCGCATGGTGTGCCCGTTGGCGGAGAGCTGGAAATGGTCGATGGCACGACGTTATCTCACTCGCTGGCCGGGCGTAACCCGATAAAGTTCTGA
- the ybaL gene encoding YbaL family putative K(+) efflux transporter — MHDNTTPLISTMAVGLVMAFVLGIIANRLRISPLVGYLLAGVLVGPFTPGFVADTRLAPEIAELGVILLMFGVGLHFSLRDLMAVKSIAIPGAIAQIVMATLLGTGLAALLGWSIPEGMVFGLCLSTASTVVLLRSLEERQLIDSQRGQIAIGWLIVEDLAMVLTLVLLPAFADMLKNDSANTTTLARDLAMTLGKVVAFITLMIVVGRRVVPWVLAKSASTGSRELFTLAVLAMALGIAFGAVKLFDVSFALGAFFAGMVLNESELSQRAAHDTLPLRDAFAVLFFVSVGMLFDPKILLSEPLAVLGTLLIIVIGKSVAAFFLVHLFGHSRRTALTISVSLAQIGEFAFILAGLGITLGLLSDNARHLVLAGAILSIMLNPLLFALLERYLARHETIEEQIVEEAIEEEKQIPVDLCDHILLVGYGRVGSLIGAQLHQAGIPMVVIETSRARVDSLREQGIKTVLGNATRADIMDIARLDCASRLIITIPNGYEAGEVVAAARAKRADLQIIARAHYDDEVAYMTAHGADHVIMGEREIAEAMIQQLDVTAPPPTHTAG; from the coding sequence ATGCATGATAATACCACCCCGTTAATCTCCACGATGGCCGTAGGACTGGTCATGGCCTTTGTTCTCGGCATTATCGCAAATCGCCTGCGAATTTCTCCCTTGGTCGGCTATCTGCTGGCCGGTGTGCTGGTTGGCCCTTTTACGCCCGGTTTTGTTGCCGATACGCGGCTGGCACCAGAAATTGCCGAGCTGGGCGTTATCTTGCTGATGTTTGGCGTGGGTTTGCATTTCTCCTTGCGCGACCTGATGGCGGTCAAGTCAATTGCTATCCCCGGCGCTATCGCACAAATCGTGATGGCTACGCTATTAGGTACCGGTTTAGCCGCTTTGCTTGGCTGGAGCATACCGGAGGGGATGGTATTTGGCTTGTGCCTCTCTACCGCCAGTACCGTGGTACTTTTGCGATCGCTTGAAGAGCGCCAGTTAATTGATAGCCAGCGCGGGCAAATCGCTATTGGCTGGCTGATTGTCGAAGATCTGGCTATGGTTCTGACGCTGGTGTTACTGCCCGCCTTTGCCGATATGCTGAAAAACGACAGCGCCAATACCACGACACTCGCGCGCGATTTAGCGATGACATTGGGTAAGGTCGTGGCGTTCATCACCCTGATGATCGTTGTCGGTCGCCGTGTGGTGCCGTGGGTTTTAGCCAAAAGCGCCAGTACCGGTTCACGCGAGCTGTTCACACTGGCGGTGCTGGCAATGGCGCTGGGCATCGCATTTGGCGCGGTAAAGCTGTTTGATGTTTCTTTTGCGCTAGGCGCATTTTTTGCTGGCATGGTGCTCAATGAATCGGAACTGAGCCAGCGTGCAGCTCACGATACTCTGCCGCTACGTGATGCGTTCGCCGTGTTATTTTTTGTTTCCGTCGGCATGCTGTTCGATCCGAAAATTTTACTCAGCGAACCGTTGGCCGTGCTGGGCACGTTGCTTATCATCGTGATTGGCAAATCCGTGGCGGCATTTTTTCTGGTACATCTGTTTGGTCACTCGCGACGCACCGCACTGACCATTTCCGTCAGTCTGGCGCAAATTGGTGAGTTTGCATTTATCCTGGCGGGGCTTGGGATTACGCTCGGTCTGCTGTCAGACAATGCGCGCCATCTGGTGCTGGCCGGGGCGATTTTGTCCATCATGCTCAATCCGCTGCTGTTCGCCCTACTGGAGCGCTATCTGGCGCGTCACGAGACCATAGAAGAGCAGATAGTTGAAGAGGCGATTGAAGAAGAAAAGCAGATCCCGGTAGATTTATGCGACCACATATTATTGGTTGGTTATGGCCGGGTTGGCAGCCTGATTGGCGCACAGCTGCACCAGGCCGGTATCCCGATGGTAGTGATTGAAACCTCTCGTGCCCGCGTCGATAGCCTGCGCGAACAGGGAATTAAAACGGTTCTTGGGAATGCCACTCGCGCCGATATTATGGACATCGCCCGCCTTGACTGCGCCAGCCGGTTAATCATCACCATTCCAAATGGCTATGAAGCCGGTGAAGTCGTTGCGGCGGCGCGCGCAAAACGCGCGGATCTACAGATTATTGCCCGAGCCCACTACGATGACGAAGTGGCCTACATGACCGCGCACGGCGCTGACCACGTCATTATGGGTGAAAGGGAGATTGCCGAAGCCATGATTCAACAACTAGACGTAACGGCTCCCCCACCCACCCACACGGCTGGCTAG
- the priC gene encoding primosomal replication protein PriC codes for MDTHALLTALAQQIDSLAQRVAPVAGQQAPRSRFDRQLFSSYSTRLGDYLDEIRHNYQHLQHAVQEQRQERVAFMAEKLLTQITALQRELATQPLREREPIASQPQDLYQKLAEYQGYERRLLAMVQDRESLLSSQTALAEQQRLQRELAALEGRLARCRQALTRLERHIERQERGL; via the coding sequence ATGGATACCCATGCGCTGCTCACCGCATTGGCACAACAGATTGATTCGTTAGCGCAGCGCGTCGCGCCTGTGGCCGGACAACAGGCGCCTCGTTCACGTTTTGATCGTCAGTTATTCAGTAGCTATAGCACGCGACTGGGTGACTACCTTGATGAGATTCGCCACAACTACCAGCATCTGCAACACGCGGTGCAAGAACAGCGACAAGAGCGGGTCGCATTTATGGCGGAAAAATTGCTGACGCAGATAACCGCGCTACAAAGGGAACTGGCAACGCAACCGCTGCGCGAACGCGAACCCATCGCCTCACAGCCGCAAGACCTCTACCAAAAACTGGCGGAATATCAAGGTTATGAACGGCGCTTGCTGGCTATGGTGCAAGACAGGGAAAGCCTGCTGTCCAGCCAAACTGCGCTTGCCGAACAACAGCGTTTGCAACGGGAATTGGCCGCGCTGGAAGGCAGACTGGCGCGCTGCCGCCAGGCACTGACGCGGCTGGAGCGACATATTGAGCGCCAGGAGCGCGGACTATAG
- a CDS encoding DUF454 family protein: MYRIVLIILGWLAVVLAALGVVLPLLPTTPFLLLAAWCFARSSPRFHHWLLYRSWFGRYLIHWQHYRALPPGVKGRAVAVIIATFAVSLWWVENNWVRVGLVMLLAGLLTFMVRLPVIDPAQQKTR, translated from the coding sequence ATGTACCGTATTGTGCTGATAATACTTGGCTGGTTGGCCGTGGTGCTGGCGGCGCTCGGCGTGGTATTGCCGCTGTTGCCGACAACGCCATTTTTACTGTTGGCCGCCTGGTGTTTTGCCCGTTCCTCACCGCGTTTTCACCATTGGTTATTGTATCGCTCCTGGTTTGGCCGTTATCTGATCCACTGGCAACACTATCGCGCGCTGCCGCCGGGGGTAAAGGGCCGAGCGGTCGCGGTGATTATCGCCACGTTTGCCGTTTCACTGTGGTGGGTTGAAAACAATTGGGTTCGCGTCGGGCTGGTGATGCTGTTAGCGGGGTTGCTGACCTTCATGGTGCGTTTGCCGGTTATTGATCCGGCGCAACAAAAAACACGCTGA
- the miaE gene encoding tRNA isopentenyl-2-thiomethyl-A-37 hydroxylase MiaE: protein MFDNAILDPIHAFLPVATPDAWLDEARKPENLPTLLCDHLLCELKAAQSALFLIRRYAVDLHSRHALQDWIAPYEDFAYRKKGDMHTLKAGGHITRQIHARADCGYSQEMIDKMVLLIREELHHFYQVLEVMIQKGIAYQSVPASRYARELTRHIKSYEPDALVDKLIIGAFIEARSCERFARLAPYLDENLSKFYTSLLRSEARHYQDYLTLAQQIAGHDIQQRIAFFAALEAELITSPDSDFKFHSGCPAKAAPL, encoded by the coding sequence ATGTTTGACAACGCCATTCTCGACCCGATCCACGCCTTTTTGCCGGTTGCCACGCCCGATGCATGGCTTGATGAGGCCCGCAAGCCGGAAAATTTACCCACCCTGCTGTGCGATCACCTACTATGCGAGCTGAAAGCTGCACAGAGCGCGCTGTTCTTGATTCGGCGTTATGCCGTCGATCTGCACAGCCGCCATGCGCTCCAGGACTGGATAGCGCCGTATGAAGATTTTGCATACCGCAAAAAAGGCGATATGCACACCCTCAAAGCTGGCGGCCATATTACCCGGCAAATCCACGCCCGCGCCGATTGCGGTTACAGCCAGGAAATGATCGATAAAATGGTGCTACTCATCCGCGAAGAATTGCACCATTTTTATCAGGTTCTGGAAGTGATGATACAAAAAGGCATTGCCTATCAGAGCGTACCTGCCAGCCGCTACGCCCGCGAGTTAACGCGGCACATCAAATCCTATGAACCGGATGCATTAGTCGATAAGCTGATTATCGGAGCCTTTATCGAGGCACGCTCCTGTGAGCGTTTTGCCCGGCTGGCCCCTTATCTTGATGAGAATTTAAGCAAATTTTACACATCACTATTACGCTCTGAAGCGCGTCACTATCAGGATTATCTGACACTGGCGCAGCAAATCGCCGGGCATGACATTCAACAACGCATCGCTTTTTTCGCCGCTCTCGAGGCGGAATTAATCACCAGCCCGGACAGCGATTTCAAGTTTCACAGCGGCTGCCCGGCGAAAGCGGCGCCCCTCTAA
- the htpG gene encoding molecular chaperone HtpG → MKGQETRGFQSEVKQLLHLMIHSLYSNKEVFLRELISNASDAADKLRFRALSAPDLYEGDGELRVRVATDKEKRTLTISDNGIGMSRDEVIENLGTIAKSGTKAFLESLGSDQAKDSQLIGQFGVGFYSAFIVADKVTVKTRAAGADASQGVFWESAGEGEYTLADIEKAGRGTEITLHLREGEDEFLDSWRVRSVISKYSDHIALPVEIESRTESEEEGGEETVTWEKINKAQALWTRSKSEISDEEYNEFYKHIAHDFTDPLSWSHNRVEGKQEYTSLLYIPSQAPWDMWNRDHKHGLKLYVQRVFIMDDAEQFMPTYLRFVRGLIDSNDLPLNVSREILQDNRVTQSLRTALTKRVLQMLEKLAKDDSEKYQTFWQQFGLALKEGPAEDSANRETIAKLLRFATTQTDSDAQTVSLDEYIGRMVEGQDKIYYITADSYAAAKSSPHLELFRKKGIEVLLLSDRIDEWMMSYLTEFDGKSFQSVSKADESLDKLADDVDDAQKEAEKGLEPFVERVKTLLGERVKEVRLTHRLTDTPAIVTTDASDMSTQMAKLFAAAGQKAPEVKYIFELNPDHALVKRAADTQDDAQFGEWVELLLEQALFAERGTLEDPNQFIRRMNQLLIA, encoded by the coding sequence ATGAAAGGCCAAGAGACTCGCGGCTTCCAGTCAGAAGTAAAACAACTGCTGCATCTGATGATCCACTCTTTGTATTCGAACAAGGAAGTGTTCCTAAGAGAGCTTATCTCCAATGCCTCTGACGCGGCAGATAAACTGCGTTTTCGTGCGCTGTCCGCACCGGATTTGTATGAAGGTGACGGTGAGTTGCGCGTGCGTGTCGCAACCGATAAAGAAAAACGTACCCTGACGATTTCCGATAACGGCATCGGTATGAGCCGTGATGAAGTGATTGAGAATCTGGGGACTATTGCCAAATCTGGTACCAAGGCTTTTCTGGAGTCATTAGGTTCCGATCAGGCCAAAGATAGCCAACTGATTGGTCAGTTTGGGGTCGGTTTCTACTCGGCATTTATCGTGGCCGATAAAGTCACGGTGAAAACCCGTGCTGCCGGGGCGGATGCCAGCCAGGGCGTATTCTGGGAGTCTGCCGGTGAGGGCGAGTACACGCTGGCGGATATCGAGAAAGCCGGGCGCGGCACCGAAATTACCCTGCACCTGCGTGAAGGCGAAGATGAGTTCCTCGATAGCTGGCGCGTGCGCTCGGTTATCAGTAAATATTCTGACCACATTGCCTTGCCCGTTGAAATTGAATCCCGCACAGAGAGCGAGGAAGAGGGCGGCGAAGAGACGGTGACGTGGGAGAAAATCAACAAAGCCCAGGCATTGTGGACGCGCAGCAAATCAGAAATTAGCGATGAGGAATACAACGAATTCTATAAACACATCGCCCATGATTTTACCGACCCGTTAAGCTGGAGCCACAACCGGGTAGAAGGCAAGCAGGAGTACACCAGCCTGCTGTATATTCCATCGCAGGCTCCGTGGGATATGTGGAACCGCGATCATAAACATGGCCTGAAGCTGTATGTGCAGCGCGTGTTTATCATGGATGATGCCGAGCAGTTTATGCCGACGTATCTGCGTTTTGTACGCGGCCTGATTGACTCCAACGACCTACCGCTTAACGTCTCGCGTGAGATTTTGCAAGATAACCGCGTCACCCAGAGCCTGCGCACCGCGCTGACCAAGCGCGTTCTGCAAATGCTGGAAAAACTGGCGAAAGATGACAGCGAAAAATACCAAACCTTCTGGCAGCAGTTCGGTCTGGCGCTCAAAGAAGGCCCGGCAGAAGACAGCGCTAATCGCGAAACTATCGCCAAATTGCTGCGTTTTGCCACCACCCAGACGGACAGCGACGCGCAGACCGTTTCTCTCGACGAATATATCGGCCGCATGGTGGAAGGTCAGGATAAGATTTATTACATCACCGCAGACAGTTACGCCGCTGCCAAAAGCAGCCCGCATCTGGAGCTGTTCCGTAAGAAAGGCATCGAAGTGCTGCTGTTGTCCGATCGCATCGACGAATGGATGATGAGCTACCTGACGGAGTTTGATGGTAAATCGTTCCAGTCCGTCAGTAAGGCGGATGAGTCGCTCGATAAACTGGCCGATGACGTCGATGATGCGCAAAAAGAAGCAGAGAAAGGGCTGGAGCCGTTTGTTGAGCGAGTGAAAACGCTGCTGGGTGAGCGTGTCAAAGAGGTGCGCCTGACGCATCGTCTGACGGATACGCCAGCCATTGTCACGACCGATGCCAGCGACATGAGCACCCAGATGGCTAAACTGTTCGCGGCTGCGGGCCAAAAAGCGCCGGAAGTGAAATACATTTTCGAGCTTAACCCCGACCACGCCCTGGTAAAACGCGCAGCCGATACCCAGGATGACGCGCAGTTCGGCGAGTGGGTCGAGCTGTTGCTTGAGCAGGCGCTGTTCGCCGAGCGCGGCACGCTGGAAGACCCTAACCAGTTTATTCGCCGCATGAATCAACTGTTGATAGCTTGA
- the hemH gene encoding ferrochelatase, whose translation MKKEKRGVLMVNLGTPDAPTPAAVKRYLAQFLHDRRVVDVSRLLWCPLLHGIILPTRSPRVAKLYQSVWMSEGSPLLVYSRRQQHALAAALPDMPVALGMSYGSPSLDSALDSLLAQGVTALTVLPMYPQYSSSTTAAVWDGLAKALRQRRQLPGVSFIRDYAEHPAYITALKHSVEHAFAQHGVPDKLVISFHGIPKRYADEGDDYPERCAATAKALTAALGLTPEQVMMTFQSRFGREPWLTPYTDETMQALPGQGVKRIQIICPGFAADCLETLEEIKEQNREIFLHAGGEAFHYIPALNDDPLHIDLLAQLVCESA comes from the coding sequence ATGAAAAAAGAAAAACGTGGCGTGTTGATGGTCAATCTGGGGACGCCTGATGCACCGACCCCAGCGGCGGTCAAACGTTATCTGGCGCAGTTCCTGCATGACAGGCGGGTGGTGGATGTCAGCCGTCTGCTCTGGTGCCCGTTGTTGCACGGCATTATTTTGCCGACGCGGTCGCCTCGCGTGGCGAAATTGTATCAGTCCGTCTGGATGAGTGAAGGCTCGCCATTGCTGGTCTATAGCCGCAGGCAGCAGCATGCGTTAGCGGCTGCATTGCCGGATATGCCGGTGGCTCTTGGCATGAGCTATGGCTCACCCAGCCTTGACAGCGCGCTTGACAGCCTGCTTGCACAGGGGGTGACAGCGCTCACTGTATTACCGATGTACCCACAGTATTCCAGCTCGACCACCGCTGCCGTGTGGGATGGCCTGGCGAAAGCGCTGCGTCAGCGGCGTCAACTGCCCGGCGTGAGTTTTATTCGTGATTATGCCGAGCATCCTGCCTATATCACCGCGTTAAAACACAGCGTTGAACATGCCTTTGCGCAGCACGGCGTGCCCGATAAGCTGGTGATTTCATTTCACGGTATACCAAAGCGCTACGCAGATGAAGGCGATGATTACCCTGAGCGTTGCGCGGCGACGGCCAAAGCGCTCACGGCCGCATTGGGGCTGACGCCGGAACAGGTCATGATGACTTTCCAGTCTCGTTTTGGCCGGGAACCCTGGCTGACGCCTTATACCGATGAGACTATGCAGGCGTTGCCGGGGCAAGGTGTGAAGCGTATTCAGATTATTTGTCCGGGCTTTGCGGCAGATTGTCTGGAAACGCTAGAAGAGATTAAAGAGCAAAACAGGGAGATTTTTCTGCATGCCGGTGGCGAGGCATTTCACTATATTCCGGCACTGAATGATGACCCATTGCATATTGATCTACTGGCGCAACTGGTCTGCGAATCGGCGTAA
- the dnaX gene encoding DNA polymerase III subunit gamma/tau: MSYQVLARKWRPQTFADVVGQEHVLTALANGLSLGRIHHAYLFSGTRGVGKTTIARLLAKGLNCETGITATPCGQCAICQEIEQGRFVDLIEIDAASRTKVEDTRDLLDNVQYAPARGRFKVYLIDEVHMLSRHSFNALLKTLEEPPAHVKFLLATTDPQKLPVTILSRCLQFHLKALDAEQIRHHVQHVLEQEQLAFEPRALQLLSRAADGSLRDALSLTDQAIAMGHGQVTAETVSQMLGTLDDEQPLALLEALISADGASVMARLNQAASRGVDWETLLVETLALLHRIAMLQLLPSALGDEYQQIAPRLRELARRIPPAEVQLYYQTLLVGRKELPYAPDRRMGVEMTLLRALAFHPTQVMTEPQPQPAAITAPAVAVRPAPEPLAAQAASAMPEMAPPDDIATTNLPASPPLDEVASATIAPNAPAPDTGATLPDTTAQLLQARSQLLKRQGSGPAKKNEPAALAKTRPGSSALERLASVTERGQQQMAAKASGQQEEQKKEAYRWRAQKKEMPVEPAIVATPKALRSALEHEKTPELAAQLAREAIERDAWAAEIDRLPLPKLVQQLALNAFKTEPQEGEVQLHLRSSQRHLNTSAAQKTLSEALSASSGRPVNLTVIEDDAQLARTPLEWRQAIYEEKLVQARQSIMTDSTIQTLRRFFDAELDEDSIRPV; the protein is encoded by the coding sequence ATGAGCTATCAGGTCCTTGCCCGTAAGTGGCGTCCCCAAACCTTTGCCGATGTAGTGGGTCAGGAACATGTTCTGACCGCGCTGGCTAATGGTCTTTCATTAGGCCGAATTCATCATGCCTATCTGTTCTCCGGTACGCGTGGCGTAGGTAAAACCACCATTGCCCGTTTGCTGGCCAAAGGGCTCAATTGTGAAACCGGCATTACGGCGACGCCGTGTGGTCAGTGCGCTATCTGTCAGGAAATTGAGCAAGGGCGCTTTGTTGACCTGATTGAGATAGATGCCGCCTCGCGCACCAAAGTAGAAGATACCCGCGACCTGCTCGATAATGTGCAGTATGCCCCGGCGCGCGGGCGCTTTAAGGTGTATCTGATCGATGAAGTGCATATGCTGTCACGGCACAGCTTTAATGCGCTGCTGAAAACGCTGGAAGAACCCCCCGCGCATGTCAAATTTTTGCTGGCGACGACAGACCCGCAAAAATTACCGGTGACGATTTTATCGCGCTGCTTGCAGTTTCATCTTAAAGCGCTGGATGCCGAGCAAATTCGCCACCATGTGCAGCATGTGCTGGAGCAGGAGCAACTGGCATTTGAGCCGCGTGCGCTGCAATTACTCTCCCGTGCGGCGGACGGTAGCTTGCGTGATGCCCTGAGCCTGACCGATCAGGCCATTGCGATGGGGCATGGGCAAGTTACAGCAGAAACCGTCAGCCAGATGCTGGGCACGCTGGATGACGAACAACCGCTAGCCTTACTTGAAGCGCTGATTAGCGCTGATGGCGCGAGCGTGATGGCGCGCCTGAATCAGGCCGCTTCCCGTGGCGTTGACTGGGAAACGTTGCTGGTAGAGACATTGGCGCTGTTGCACCGTATCGCGATGCTGCAACTGTTGCCTTCGGCGCTGGGCGATGAGTACCAGCAGATAGCGCCAAGGTTGCGCGAGCTGGCGCGCCGCATTCCGCCCGCTGAGGTGCAGCTTTACTACCAAACGCTGTTGGTGGGGCGCAAAGAGCTGCCTTATGCGCCAGACCGTCGCATGGGGGTGGAGATGACGCTGCTGCGCGCGTTGGCGTTCCACCCCACGCAGGTGATGACTGAACCGCAACCGCAACCAGCGGCGATAACTGCGCCTGCGGTAGCGGTGCGTCCGGCACCTGAACCGCTTGCGGCTCAGGCGGCGTCGGCGATGCCTGAAATGGCACCGCCCGATGATATTGCGACAACAAATTTACCCGCGTCACCGCCATTGGATGAGGTCGCGTCAGCGACAATAGCGCCTAACGCTCCTGCGCCTGATACTGGCGCGACCTTGCCAGACACAACGGCGCAGTTATTGCAGGCGCGTAGCCAGTTGCTCAAGCGGCAAGGGAGCGGCCCGGCAAAAAAGAATGAACCGGCAGCGTTGGCTAAAACGCGGCCGGGCAGTTCGGCGCTGGAGCGCCTGGCCTCAGTAACCGAGCGCGGCCAGCAGCAGATGGCCGCCAAAGCGTCGGGTCAACAGGAAGAACAGAAAAAAGAGGCATACCGCTGGCGGGCGCAAAAGAAAGAAATGCCTGTTGAACCGGCGATAGTGGCGACTCCCAAAGCCTTACGCTCGGCGCTGGAGCATGAAAAAACGCCTGAGCTGGCAGCGCAACTGGCGCGTGAAGCGATCGAGCGCGATGCCTGGGCGGCTGAAATCGATAGATTGCCTTTGCCGAAATTGGTGCAGCAATTAGCGCTGAATGCATTTAAAACCGAACCGCAGGAAGGCGAGGTGCAGCTGCATTTACGCTCGTCACAGCGCCATTTAAATACCTCGGCTGCGCAGAAAACGCTGAGTGAAGCGTTGAGCGCGTCTAGCGGTCGCCCCGTGAACCTGACGGTAATTGAAGATGATGCGCAGTTAGCTCGCACGCCGCTGGAGTGGCGTCAGGCTATCTATGAAGAGAAACTGGTGCAGGCGCGCCAGTCGATCATGACCGATAGTACGATTCAAACGTTGCGACGTTTTTTTGATGCGGAACTGGACGAAGACAGTATCCGACCTGTTTAA
- a CDS encoding YbaB/EbfC family nucleoid-associated protein, giving the protein MFGKGGIGNLMKQAQQMQEKMQKAQEEMASLEVTGESGAGLVKVTINGAHNCRRVEIDPSLMEDDKEMLEDLIAAAFNDAARRIAEVQQEKMASVSSGIPLPPGFKMPF; this is encoded by the coding sequence ATGTTTGGTAAAGGCGGTATTGGCAACCTGATGAAGCAAGCGCAGCAGATGCAGGAAAAAATGCAGAAAGCGCAGGAAGAGATGGCCAGTCTGGAAGTGACCGGTGAATCAGGTGCCGGTTTAGTCAAAGTAACCATTAATGGTGCGCATAATTGCCGTCGCGTCGAGATTGACCCAAGCCTGATGGAAGACGATAAAGAAATGCTGGAAGACCTGATTGCGGCGGCCTTCAATGATGCCGCGCGCCGTATCGCGGAAGTTCAGCAGGAGAAAATGGCGTCTGTATCCAGCGGAATCCCGTTGCCGCCTGGCTTTAAGATGCCGTTCTGA
- the apt gene encoding adenine phosphoribosyltransferase, with translation MTATQQPDLIKNSIKSIPDYPKPGILFRDVTSLLEDPTAYAASIAMLVERYRDAGVTKVVGTEARGFLFGAPVALALGVGFVPVRKPGKLPRATLSESYELEYGSDTLEIHTDSINAGDKVLVVDDLLATGGTIEATVKLIRRLGGQVSDAAFIINLFDLGGQQRLENMGVSCYSLVDFPGH, from the coding sequence ATGACCGCAACTCAGCAGCCAGATTTGATTAAAAACAGTATTAAAAGCATCCCGGATTACCCTAAGCCGGGCATACTGTTTCGTGATGTTACCAGCCTGCTGGAAGACCCGACCGCCTATGCGGCGAGCATTGCCATGTTGGTTGAACGTTACCGCGATGCGGGCGTGACCAAAGTCGTTGGGACGGAAGCGCGTGGATTCTTGTTCGGCGCGCCGGTCGCGCTGGCATTAGGGGTGGGGTTCGTTCCGGTGCGCAAGCCGGGAAAATTACCGCGTGCAACCCTCAGCGAAAGCTATGAACTGGAGTACGGCAGCGATACGCTGGAGATTCACACCGATTCCATCAATGCAGGTGACAAGGTGTTGGTGGTCGATGATCTGCTGGCGACCGGCGGTACCATTGAAGCCACGGTAAAGCTGATTCGTCGTCTTGGCGGTCAGGTTTCTGACGCGGCATTTATCATCAATCTGTTCGACCTCGGTGGGCAGCAACGTCTCGAAAACATGGGCGTTTCTTGCTATAGCCTGGTTGATTTCCCCGGCCATTGA